The Primulina tabacum isolate GXHZ01 chromosome 7, ASM2559414v2, whole genome shotgun sequence genome includes a window with the following:
- the LOC142552181 gene encoding PGR5-like protein 1A, chloroplastic codes for MGSKLGFAVAKPIFLMAHIRKPFVSVSSLPSSAPGAHSIHFGAAKLSLQRRLLDVSAKSTTDKPGQAQEDDVVDSNVLPYCSIDRKRKKTIGEMEQEFLQALQAFYYEGKSTMSNEEFDNLKEELMWEGSSVVMLSANEQRFLEASMAYVSGNQILTDKEFDELKQKLKMDGSDIVVEGPRCSLRSKKVYSDLSVDYLKMFLLNVPAAVVALGLFFFLDDLTGFEITYLLELPEPFSFIFTWFAAIPVILWLSYTLTNFIVKDFLILVGLCPNCGTENNSFFGTILSVSSGGDTNKVKCSNCGTEMLYDSKSRLITLPEGSEA; via the exons ATGGGTTCCAAACTTGGGTTCGCCGTAGCAAAGCCGATATTTTTAATGGCTCACATCAGGAAACCGTTCGTTTCTGTTTCTTCCTTACCATCTTCTGCTCCAGGAGCTCACTCGATTCATTTTGGTGCCGCCAAGTTGTCGCTTCAACGTAGACTACTGGATGTTTCCGCCAAGTCCACTACTGACAAGCCAG GTCAGGCCCAAGAAGATGATGTGGTTGACAGCAATGTCTTACCCTATTGTAGCATAGATAGAAAACGAAAAAAGACTATTGGGGAGATGGAACAAGAATTTCTTCAGGCACTTCAG GCTTTCTATTATGAAGGAAAATCCACCATGTCGAATGAGGAATTTGACAACCTCAAGGAAGAACTAATGTGGGAGGGGAGCAGCGTTGTAATGCTAA GTGCTAATGAACAGAGGTTTTTGGAAGCTTCAATGGCATATGTATCTGGGAACCAAATTTTGACAGACAAAGAGTTTGACGAACTGAAACAGAAACTTAAG ATGGATGGAAGTGATATTGTGGTTGAAGGTCCTCGTTGCAGTCTTCGTAGTAAAAAG GTTTATAGCGATCTCTCTGTTGACTATCTCAAAATGTTTCTTTTGAATGTACCAGCAGCGGTGGTTGCCTTGGGATT GTTTTTCTTTCTTGACGATTTGACGGGATTTGAAATCACCTATCTTTTAGAG CTGCCAGAGCCATTCAGTTTCATTTTCACATGGTTTGCAGCTATCCCCGTGATATTATGGTTGTCTTACACGCTCACAAACTTCATTGTGAAAGATTTCTTGATCTTGGTG GGCCTCTGTCCAAACTGTGGCACAGAAAACAATTCATTCTTTGGTACCATATTATCTGTATCAAGTGGGGGTGACACCAACAAAGTAAAATGTTCAAA TTGTGGGACGGAGATGTTGTACGACTCGAAGTCACGGTTGATCACATTGCCTGAAGGAAGTGAGGCATGA
- the LOC142551031 gene encoding AT-hook motif nuclear-localized protein 24-like: protein MDDYYSRHLFHRHSQNSEDEQSESSGNGLNMGQKRSREEGNADSSGKDGGIAAGRGEMSGSRRPRGRPAGSKNKPKAPVIITRDGGNALRTHVMEISDGCDIVDSVSNFARRRQKGVCIMSGSGYVVNVTLKQPASPMSAVTLHGQFEILSLTGSFLPPPAPPAATGLTVYLSGGQGQVVGGSVVGPLLASGPVILMAASFSNAAYERLPIEEEDDAIPVEGTSLGSPAQASFGGQPAHPQNQQQHQISDDSSLFQGMQPNFLTSDQMPNEPFWAAGQSPF, encoded by the coding sequence ATGGATGACTACTATTCACGGCATCTTTTCCACCGCCATAGCCAAAACTCCGAAGACGAGCAAAGCGAATCCAGTGGCAACGGCCTGAACATGGGCCAGAAGCGAAGTCGCGAGGAGGGAAACGCTGATTCTTCCGGAAAGGATGGCGGCATAGCGGCAGGAAGAGGAGAAATGTCTGGGTCAAGAAGGCCTCGGGGGCGACCCGCCGGTTCGAAAAACAAACCTAAGGCACCGGTAATCATCACCCGTGACGGTGGCAACGCGCTGCGAACCCATGTCATGGAGATATCCGATGGCTGCGATATCGTCGACAGTGTCTCCAATTTCGCGCGCCGCCGCCAGAAGGGTGTTTGCATTATGAGCGGAAGTGGCTACGTGGTGAATGTAACCCTAAAGCAGCCTGCCTCCCCGATGTCGGCAGTGACTTTACATGGTCAGTTTGAGATATTGTCGTTGACGGGATCGTTTCTACCGCCACCTGCTCCGCCTGCAGCCACGGGGCTTACTGTATATTTATCCGGCGGTCAGGGGCAGGTGGTGGGAGGCAGTGTGGTGGGGCCGCTACTTGCGTCGGGACCGGTTATTCTAATGGCTGCTTCATTCAGCAACGCTGCATATGAAAGATTGCCgattgaagaagaagatgatgcTATTCCAGTCGAGGGAACCTCACTTGGATCTCCAGCGCAGGCAAGCTTTGGTGGGCAACCGGCGCATCCACAAAACCAACAGCAGCACCAAATTTCAGATGACTCTTCTTTGTTTCAAGGTATGCAACCAAATTTTCTAACCTCAGATCAGATGCCGAACGAACCATTTTGGGCTGCTGGCCAGTCACCGTTTTAG
- the LOC142552184 gene encoding protein TPX2-like isoform X3, which produces MDEVAKGTVYEQEEMECTFTVYEIDLDYEFDAARFFDFARLDSPLEARQAEVWFHSAGSYPPSPFVANLVPRDEILMGNICISPKFKGVENMNPRESVSDIEEDEEISVVDTNYRGYSKSKPHTKLFMKPCPRTSTLLKPTASQLAKQNHPLLAGYSRSNMFVEKIDKSSVSNFGVENHAAKRQKLEDGLLCKVVDAEQLQQISFVHKVPKRDGITNHTKTRITIPREPDLETAQRALKTRPKTIKEAENVASTVCRFKARPLNRKILEAPSLLPKRSIPVLPNFQEFYLKTSERAMLHKSVVPKFAVPGHQPDKPFFPGQASHKYSTNITPDRGNREPERPIHVNGSRPEVCESSHGFKALPLNKKILTSKGTFGVFRNSKKDSTVPMEFNFHTEKRFNHNPPIELFNKLSLVPETQQTANHKSKLQRSIITSAKGSKENRLGCFQKDNEIKQPSKPIPPVLVGMQQIGVEAA; this is translated from the exons ATGGACGAAGTTGCCAAGGGTACTGTGTACGAGCAGGAGGAAATGGAATGCACTTTCACGGTGTATGAGATTGATCTTGATTATGAGTTCGACGCCGCTCGCTTCTTCGACTTTGCCCGGCTAGATTCGCCTCTGGAGGCGCGCCAAGCGGAAGTCTGGTTCCACTCAGCCGGAAGCTACCCACCTTCcc CTTTTGTGGCAAACTTGGTTCCAAGAGATGAAATTTTGATGGGAAACATATGTATCTCCCCCAAGTTTAAAGGTGTGGAGAACATGAACCCGAGGGAGAGTGTCTCAGATATTGAGGAGGACGAAGAAATTTCTGTTGTGGACACAAATTACAGAG GCTATTCTAAATCAAAACCTCACACAAAGTTGTTCATGAAGCCTTGTCCAAGAACTTCAACTCTTCTGAAGCCAACAGCAAGCCAATTGGCCAAGCAAAATCACCCACTCCTGGCTGGTTATTCTAG GTCAAATATGTTTGTAGAGAAAATAGATAAAAGCTCAGTTAGCAATTTTGGGGTTGAGAATCATGCTGCGAAAAGGCAAAAGCTTGAGGATGGTCTTCTCTGTAAG GTTGTGGACGCAGAGCAGCTGCAGCAAATTAGTTTTGTCCATAAGGTGCCAAAGCGG GATGGGATCACAAATCATACCAAGACGAGAATCACTATTCCAAGAGAGCCGGATCTTGAAACTGCACAGCGGGCTCTGAAGACAAG GCCAAAAACTATTAAAGAAGCTGAAAATGTGGCTTCCACTGTTTGTAGGTTCAAAGCTCGTCCACTAAATAGAAAA ATTCTTGAGGCACCTTCATTACTTCCAAAAAGAAGCATTCCTGTTTTGCCAAACTTTCAA GAATTTTACTTGAAGACATCAGAGAGGGCGATGCTACATAAGTCAGTAGTTCCAAAATTTGCAGTGCCAGGCCATCAGCCTGATAAG CCTTTTTTTCCCGGGCAGGCATCACACAAATATTCCACTAACATTACACCAGATCGAGGGAACAGGGAACCTGAAAG ACCCATCCATGTGAATGGTTCAAGGCCTGAGGTTTGTGAGTCATCTCATGGCTTCAAAGCTCTTCCCCTAAATAAGAAG ATATTGACAAGCAAGGGCACTTTTGGAGTTTTTCGAAATAGTAAGAAAGATTCAACTGTGCCAATG GAATTTAATTTCCATACGGAAAAGAGATTTAATCACAATCCTCCAATTGAACTTTTCAACAAG CTCTCACTGGTGCCTGAAACACAACAAACTGCTAATCACAAGTCTAAACTGCAACGTTCCATCATCACATCTGCCAAG GGTTCAAAAGAGAATAGATTGGGTTGCTTCCAGAAAGATAATGAG ATAAAACAACCATCAAAGCCGATACCTCCCGTGCTTGTTGGAATGCAGCAAATTGGTGTCGAAGCTGCATAA
- the LOC142552184 gene encoding protein TPX2-like isoform X1: protein MDEVAKGTVYEQEEMECTFTVYEIDLDYEFDAARFFDFARLDSPLEARQAEVWFHSAGSYPPSPFVANLVPRDEILMGNICISPKFKGVENMNPRESVSDIEEDEEISVVDTNYRGNASLQIGSMTKLQNPSKNLPSGYSKSKPHTKLFMKPCPRTSTLLKPTASQLAKQNHPLLAGYSRSNMFVEKIDKSSVSNFGVENHAAKRQKLEDGLLCKVVDAEQLQQISFVHKVPKRDGITNHTKTRITIPREPDLETAQRALKTRPKTIKEAENVASTVCRFKARPLNRKILEAPSLLPKRSIPVLPNFQEFYLKTSERAMLHKSVVPKFAVPGHQPDKPFFPGQASHKYSTNITPDRGNREPERPIHVNGSRPEVCESSHGFKALPLNKKILTSKGTFGVFRNSKKDSTVPMEFNFHTEKRFNHNPPIELFNKLSLVPETQQTANHKSKLQRSIITSAKGSKENRLGCFQKDNEIKQPSKPIPPVLVGMQQIGVEAA, encoded by the exons ATGGACGAAGTTGCCAAGGGTACTGTGTACGAGCAGGAGGAAATGGAATGCACTTTCACGGTGTATGAGATTGATCTTGATTATGAGTTCGACGCCGCTCGCTTCTTCGACTTTGCCCGGCTAGATTCGCCTCTGGAGGCGCGCCAAGCGGAAGTCTGGTTCCACTCAGCCGGAAGCTACCCACCTTCcc CTTTTGTGGCAAACTTGGTTCCAAGAGATGAAATTTTGATGGGAAACATATGTATCTCCCCCAAGTTTAAAGGTGTGGAGAACATGAACCCGAGGGAGAGTGTCTCAGATATTGAGGAGGACGAAGAAATTTCTGTTGTGGACACAAATTACAGAG GAAATGCCTCTCTACAAATTGGCAGCATGACAAAGCTTCAGAATCCATCTAAAAACCTACCCTCAG GCTATTCTAAATCAAAACCTCACACAAAGTTGTTCATGAAGCCTTGTCCAAGAACTTCAACTCTTCTGAAGCCAACAGCAAGCCAATTGGCCAAGCAAAATCACCCACTCCTGGCTGGTTATTCTAG GTCAAATATGTTTGTAGAGAAAATAGATAAAAGCTCAGTTAGCAATTTTGGGGTTGAGAATCATGCTGCGAAAAGGCAAAAGCTTGAGGATGGTCTTCTCTGTAAG GTTGTGGACGCAGAGCAGCTGCAGCAAATTAGTTTTGTCCATAAGGTGCCAAAGCGG GATGGGATCACAAATCATACCAAGACGAGAATCACTATTCCAAGAGAGCCGGATCTTGAAACTGCACAGCGGGCTCTGAAGACAAG GCCAAAAACTATTAAAGAAGCTGAAAATGTGGCTTCCACTGTTTGTAGGTTCAAAGCTCGTCCACTAAATAGAAAA ATTCTTGAGGCACCTTCATTACTTCCAAAAAGAAGCATTCCTGTTTTGCCAAACTTTCAA GAATTTTACTTGAAGACATCAGAGAGGGCGATGCTACATAAGTCAGTAGTTCCAAAATTTGCAGTGCCAGGCCATCAGCCTGATAAG CCTTTTTTTCCCGGGCAGGCATCACACAAATATTCCACTAACATTACACCAGATCGAGGGAACAGGGAACCTGAAAG ACCCATCCATGTGAATGGTTCAAGGCCTGAGGTTTGTGAGTCATCTCATGGCTTCAAAGCTCTTCCCCTAAATAAGAAG ATATTGACAAGCAAGGGCACTTTTGGAGTTTTTCGAAATAGTAAGAAAGATTCAACTGTGCCAATG GAATTTAATTTCCATACGGAAAAGAGATTTAATCACAATCCTCCAATTGAACTTTTCAACAAG CTCTCACTGGTGCCTGAAACACAACAAACTGCTAATCACAAGTCTAAACTGCAACGTTCCATCATCACATCTGCCAAG GGTTCAAAAGAGAATAGATTGGGTTGCTTCCAGAAAGATAATGAG ATAAAACAACCATCAAAGCCGATACCTCCCGTGCTTGTTGGAATGCAGCAAATTGGTGTCGAAGCTGCATAA
- the LOC142552184 gene encoding protein TPX2-like isoform X2, with amino-acid sequence MDEVAKGTVYEQEEMECTFTVYEIDLDYEFDAARFFDFARLDSPLEARQAEVWFHSAGSYPPSPFVANLVPRDEILMGNICISPKFKGVENMNPRESVSDIEEDEEISVVDTNYRGNASLQIGSMTKLQNPSKNLPSGYSKSKPHTKLFMKPCPRTSTLLKPTASQLAKQNHPLLAGYSRSNMFVEKIDKSSVSNFGVENHAAKRQKLEDGLLCKVVDAEQLQQISFVHKVPKRDGITNHTKTRITIPREPDLETAQRALKTRPKTIKEAENVASTVCRFKARPLNRKILEAPSLLPKRSIPVLPNFQEFYLKTSERAMLHKSVVPKFAVPGHQPDKASHKYSTNITPDRGNREPERPIHVNGSRPEVCESSHGFKALPLNKKILTSKGTFGVFRNSKKDSTVPMEFNFHTEKRFNHNPPIELFNKLSLVPETQQTANHKSKLQRSIITSAKGSKENRLGCFQKDNEIKQPSKPIPPVLVGMQQIGVEAA; translated from the exons ATGGACGAAGTTGCCAAGGGTACTGTGTACGAGCAGGAGGAAATGGAATGCACTTTCACGGTGTATGAGATTGATCTTGATTATGAGTTCGACGCCGCTCGCTTCTTCGACTTTGCCCGGCTAGATTCGCCTCTGGAGGCGCGCCAAGCGGAAGTCTGGTTCCACTCAGCCGGAAGCTACCCACCTTCcc CTTTTGTGGCAAACTTGGTTCCAAGAGATGAAATTTTGATGGGAAACATATGTATCTCCCCCAAGTTTAAAGGTGTGGAGAACATGAACCCGAGGGAGAGTGTCTCAGATATTGAGGAGGACGAAGAAATTTCTGTTGTGGACACAAATTACAGAG GAAATGCCTCTCTACAAATTGGCAGCATGACAAAGCTTCAGAATCCATCTAAAAACCTACCCTCAG GCTATTCTAAATCAAAACCTCACACAAAGTTGTTCATGAAGCCTTGTCCAAGAACTTCAACTCTTCTGAAGCCAACAGCAAGCCAATTGGCCAAGCAAAATCACCCACTCCTGGCTGGTTATTCTAG GTCAAATATGTTTGTAGAGAAAATAGATAAAAGCTCAGTTAGCAATTTTGGGGTTGAGAATCATGCTGCGAAAAGGCAAAAGCTTGAGGATGGTCTTCTCTGTAAG GTTGTGGACGCAGAGCAGCTGCAGCAAATTAGTTTTGTCCATAAGGTGCCAAAGCGG GATGGGATCACAAATCATACCAAGACGAGAATCACTATTCCAAGAGAGCCGGATCTTGAAACTGCACAGCGGGCTCTGAAGACAAG GCCAAAAACTATTAAAGAAGCTGAAAATGTGGCTTCCACTGTTTGTAGGTTCAAAGCTCGTCCACTAAATAGAAAA ATTCTTGAGGCACCTTCATTACTTCCAAAAAGAAGCATTCCTGTTTTGCCAAACTTTCAA GAATTTTACTTGAAGACATCAGAGAGGGCGATGCTACATAAGTCAGTAGTTCCAAAATTTGCAGTGCCAGGCCATCAGCCTGATAAG GCATCACACAAATATTCCACTAACATTACACCAGATCGAGGGAACAGGGAACCTGAAAG ACCCATCCATGTGAATGGTTCAAGGCCTGAGGTTTGTGAGTCATCTCATGGCTTCAAAGCTCTTCCCCTAAATAAGAAG ATATTGACAAGCAAGGGCACTTTTGGAGTTTTTCGAAATAGTAAGAAAGATTCAACTGTGCCAATG GAATTTAATTTCCATACGGAAAAGAGATTTAATCACAATCCTCCAATTGAACTTTTCAACAAG CTCTCACTGGTGCCTGAAACACAACAAACTGCTAATCACAAGTCTAAACTGCAACGTTCCATCATCACATCTGCCAAG GGTTCAAAAGAGAATAGATTGGGTTGCTTCCAGAAAGATAATGAG ATAAAACAACCATCAAAGCCGATACCTCCCGTGCTTGTTGGAATGCAGCAAATTGGTGTCGAAGCTGCATAA
- the LOC142552184 gene encoding uncharacterized protein LOC142552184 isoform X4, whose protein sequence is MGNICISPKFKGVENMNPRESVSDIEEDEEISVVDTNYRGNASLQIGSMTKLQNPSKNLPSGYSKSKPHTKLFMKPCPRTSTLLKPTASQLAKQNHPLLAGYSRSNMFVEKIDKSSVSNFGVENHAAKRQKLEDGLLCKVVDAEQLQQISFVHKVPKRDGITNHTKTRITIPREPDLETAQRALKTRPKTIKEAENVASTVCRFKARPLNRKILEAPSLLPKRSIPVLPNFQEFYLKTSERAMLHKSVVPKFAVPGHQPDKPFFPGQASHKYSTNITPDRGNREPERPIHVNGSRPEVCESSHGFKALPLNKKILTSKGTFGVFRNSKKDSTVPMEFNFHTEKRFNHNPPIELFNKLSLVPETQQTANHKSKLQRSIITSAKGSKENRLGCFQKDNEIKQPSKPIPPVLVGMQQIGVEAA, encoded by the exons ATGGGAAACATATGTATCTCCCCCAAGTTTAAAGGTGTGGAGAACATGAACCCGAGGGAGAGTGTCTCAGATATTGAGGAGGACGAAGAAATTTCTGTTGTGGACACAAATTACAGAG GAAATGCCTCTCTACAAATTGGCAGCATGACAAAGCTTCAGAATCCATCTAAAAACCTACCCTCAG GCTATTCTAAATCAAAACCTCACACAAAGTTGTTCATGAAGCCTTGTCCAAGAACTTCAACTCTTCTGAAGCCAACAGCAAGCCAATTGGCCAAGCAAAATCACCCACTCCTGGCTGGTTATTCTAG GTCAAATATGTTTGTAGAGAAAATAGATAAAAGCTCAGTTAGCAATTTTGGGGTTGAGAATCATGCTGCGAAAAGGCAAAAGCTTGAGGATGGTCTTCTCTGTAAG GTTGTGGACGCAGAGCAGCTGCAGCAAATTAGTTTTGTCCATAAGGTGCCAAAGCGG GATGGGATCACAAATCATACCAAGACGAGAATCACTATTCCAAGAGAGCCGGATCTTGAAACTGCACAGCGGGCTCTGAAGACAAG GCCAAAAACTATTAAAGAAGCTGAAAATGTGGCTTCCACTGTTTGTAGGTTCAAAGCTCGTCCACTAAATAGAAAA ATTCTTGAGGCACCTTCATTACTTCCAAAAAGAAGCATTCCTGTTTTGCCAAACTTTCAA GAATTTTACTTGAAGACATCAGAGAGGGCGATGCTACATAAGTCAGTAGTTCCAAAATTTGCAGTGCCAGGCCATCAGCCTGATAAG CCTTTTTTTCCCGGGCAGGCATCACACAAATATTCCACTAACATTACACCAGATCGAGGGAACAGGGAACCTGAAAG ACCCATCCATGTGAATGGTTCAAGGCCTGAGGTTTGTGAGTCATCTCATGGCTTCAAAGCTCTTCCCCTAAATAAGAAG ATATTGACAAGCAAGGGCACTTTTGGAGTTTTTCGAAATAGTAAGAAAGATTCAACTGTGCCAATG GAATTTAATTTCCATACGGAAAAGAGATTTAATCACAATCCTCCAATTGAACTTTTCAACAAG CTCTCACTGGTGCCTGAAACACAACAAACTGCTAATCACAAGTCTAAACTGCAACGTTCCATCATCACATCTGCCAAG GGTTCAAAAGAGAATAGATTGGGTTGCTTCCAGAAAGATAATGAG ATAAAACAACCATCAAAGCCGATACCTCCCGTGCTTGTTGGAATGCAGCAAATTGGTGTCGAAGCTGCATAA
- the LOC142550806 gene encoding stellacyanin-like, with translation MSKILDMASKAFLIAVIVATVVAQTLATDHMVGDNDGWKLDVDYTAWAKGKFFYVGDTLTFMYQEGVHNVQKVNGSDFKQCMSTDSSSKPLTSGNDVINLATPGKKWYICGVGEHCSKGMKLSITVSVQGPTPAPIPTPWPTAPPPSSSSASEISPLKSLVLMVAVIAAYKIMIMA, from the exons ATGTCGAAAATCCTTGATATGGCCTCGAAAGCTTTCTTGATCGCGGTCATAGTCGCCACCGTGGTTGCTCAGACTTTGGCTACTGATCATATGGTTGGAGATAACGATGGTTGGAAACTAGATGTTGATTACACCGCTTGGGCTAAGGGCAAATTTTTTTACGTCGGCGACACTCTCA CGTTCATGTACCAAGAGGGAGTCCACAATGTGCAGAAAGTGAATGGATCCGACTTCAAGCAATGCATGTCTACCGACTCATCAAGCAAGCCTTTAACCAGCGGAAACGACGTTATTAACCTCGCCACCCCTGGGAAGAAATGGTACATTTGTGGAGTTGGTGAGCATTGTTCCAAAGGGATGAAGCTCTCCATCACTGTCTCCGTCCAGGGGCCGACTCCCGCCCCCATACCCACACCATGGCCTACTGCCCCGCCGCCCTCTTCTTCTTCCGCCAGTGAAATTTCTCCATTGAAATCTTTGGTGTTGATGGTTGCTGTCATTGCTGCATATAAGATCATGATCATGGCCTAA